A section of the Gemmatimonadaceae bacterium genome encodes:
- a CDS encoding ADOP family duplicated permease — MVGRLWSELVHRLRAVLRRDAVERELDAELRFHLEREADKYVRAGLPRAAAERRARIALGGVERTKEADREARGVALLDAAIQDLRYAVRTLRLTPGFTLAVIVTLGLGIGATAGIFGVIDRLMFRPPPMMHDPSMVSRVYRAYDFRGTHRTDNSFEYRRYLDLAEWSSSVSQTAAYSPGILAVGVGQDASEMPVGRATASFFSFFDMRPVLGRFYSTSEDRAPQGALVAVLSYPYWQSHYGGRRDVLGSQLAIDRGTYTIIGVAPKGFVGTDDGADVVAWIPVTAYGGLRKKTFADNYDWGWLDILVRRKPGVSLAAATADLTTAYRRSWEAERAMDPTLAPVEAAKPAAILAPTQVLRGPDAGAQGRVPFWVGAVAVVTLIVAGANVAGLMLARAFRRRREIALRVALGVGRGRLVGQLFTEGALLAVAGGLVGLGIAWVTASGLLLLYAGGDPVSGAVVDARTVAFCAAITLVVGLATSMAPALFGLRGDLAAALKAGVREGTYQRSRARTALVIVQGALSTALLVAAGLFVRSFANVRGLPLGYDVGHTLVVEVNLRGMTLSTDAQKRLMQRLTDEASALPGVQGATQMVSTPFYSFEGTGISVPGVDSAEHLGPFNLQLVSPGYFRTVGTRILAGRAIDSTDRPGAPLAIVVSAEMARRLWPGQNPLGKCVKVDGPACSTVVGVSENVVLRQISHQADASYYIPAAQANRAAYGLYVRVRGRSADELALVRRRLQSVMPGVSYVVVIPFSRIVGAAEQSWQIGATMFSALGLLALVLAAIGIYSVIAYNVAQRTHEIGIRIALGARLANVARLVLRDGLRLGGVGLAFGIAIALIAGRWLAPLLFDESAHDPVVIAAVVGVLAGVTCLACAMPAARAARVDPNIALRAD; from the coding sequence ATGGTCGGGCGTCTCTGGAGTGAGTTGGTGCACCGCCTGCGCGCGGTGCTGCGGCGCGACGCCGTGGAGCGCGAGCTGGATGCGGAACTGCGCTTTCACCTCGAGCGCGAGGCCGACAAGTACGTGCGGGCCGGCCTGCCGCGCGCTGCGGCCGAGCGGCGGGCACGGATTGCGTTAGGCGGCGTGGAGCGGACGAAAGAGGCGGATCGCGAGGCGCGCGGCGTCGCGCTGCTCGACGCCGCTATCCAGGATCTCCGCTACGCGGTCCGCACGCTGCGCCTCACGCCGGGCTTCACCCTGGCCGTCATCGTGACGTTGGGCCTCGGCATCGGCGCGACGGCAGGAATCTTTGGCGTGATCGATCGGCTGATGTTCCGGCCGCCGCCGATGATGCACGATCCGTCCATGGTGAGCCGCGTGTATCGCGCGTACGACTTCCGCGGTACACACCGGACCGACAACTCGTTCGAGTATCGGCGCTACCTGGATCTCGCGGAGTGGTCGTCGTCGGTGTCGCAAACCGCGGCGTATTCCCCGGGCATCCTGGCGGTTGGCGTTGGGCAGGATGCGAGCGAGATGCCGGTGGGTCGGGCGACGGCAAGTTTCTTTTCCTTCTTCGACATGCGTCCCGTGCTTGGCCGATTCTATTCGACGTCGGAAGATCGGGCGCCGCAGGGCGCGCTGGTCGCGGTCCTGAGTTATCCCTACTGGCAATCGCACTACGGCGGTCGTCGCGACGTGCTCGGATCGCAGCTCGCGATCGATCGCGGCACGTACACGATCATCGGTGTCGCGCCGAAGGGGTTTGTGGGCACCGATGATGGCGCCGATGTCGTGGCGTGGATTCCCGTCACGGCGTACGGCGGGCTGCGGAAAAAGACGTTCGCCGACAACTACGACTGGGGGTGGCTGGACATTCTGGTGCGTCGAAAGCCGGGCGTGTCACTGGCTGCGGCGACAGCAGACCTCACGACGGCGTATCGCCGCAGCTGGGAAGCGGAGCGTGCGATGGACCCGACGCTTGCTCCGGTGGAGGCCGCGAAGCCGGCGGCGATTCTCGCGCCGACGCAGGTGCTCCGGGGTCCGGATGCGGGCGCGCAGGGGCGGGTGCCGTTCTGGGTGGGGGCGGTTGCCGTCGTGACGCTCATCGTGGCCGGCGCCAACGTCGCGGGGCTGATGCTGGCGCGGGCGTTCCGCCGCCGGCGCGAGATCGCGCTGCGGGTGGCGTTAGGCGTTGGGCGCGGCCGCCTCGTTGGGCAGCTGTTCACCGAGGGAGCGCTGCTGGCCGTGGCCGGCGGTCTCGTCGGGTTAGGCATTGCGTGGGTCACGGCGTCGGGGCTGCTCCTCCTCTATGCGGGCGGGGACCCGGTGAGCGGCGCCGTGGTCGACGCGCGCACGGTCGCCTTCTGCGCCGCGATCACGCTCGTCGTCGGACTGGCGACCTCGATGGCGCCGGCGCTGTTCGGTCTCCGCGGCGATCTGGCGGCGGCGCTCAAGGCGGGCGTGCGCGAGGGTACGTACCAGCGGTCGCGAGCCCGCACGGCGCTCGTGATCGTGCAGGGTGCGCTCTCGACGGCGCTGCTGGTCGCCGCCGGCCTCTTCGTGCGCAGCTTTGCCAACGTCCGCGGCCTTCCGTTAGGCTACGACGTCGGCCATACGCTCGTCGTCGAGGTGAACCTGCGGGGCATGACGCTCTCGACCGATGCGCAGAAGCGGTTGATGCAGCGCCTCACCGACGAGGCGTCGGCGCTGCCGGGCGTCCAGGGCGCCACGCAGATGGTGAGCACGCCGTTCTACAGCTTCGAGGGGACGGGCATCAGCGTGCCGGGCGTCGATTCGGCCGAACATCTGGGTCCGTTCAATCTCCAGCTCGTCTCGCCGGGCTATTTTCGCACCGTGGGCACGCGGATCCTGGCCGGCCGGGCGATCGACTCGACGGACCGCCCCGGCGCGCCCCTCGCGATCGTCGTCAGCGCCGAGATGGCACGGCGGCTGTGGCCGGGGCAAAATCCGTTAGGCAAGTGCGTCAAGGTCGATGGGCCGGCGTGCTCGACGGTCGTCGGCGTTTCGGAGAACGTCGTGCTTCGGCAGATCTCGCACCAGGCGGACGCGAGCTACTACATTCCCGCGGCACAGGCCAATCGCGCCGCGTACGGACTGTACGTGCGCGTGCGGGGCCGCAGCGCGGACGAGCTGGCGCTCGTGCGCCGGCGCCTGCAATCGGTGATGCCGGGCGTCAGCTACGTCGTGGTGATACCGTTCAGCCGCATCGTCGGGGCCGCCGAGCAGTCGTGGCAGATCGGGGCGACGATGTTCTCCGCGTTGGGCTTGCTGGCGCTGGTGCTCGCGGCGATCGGCATCTACAGCGTCATTGCGTATAACGTGGCGCAGCGCACGCACGAGATCGGCATCCGCATCGCGCTTGGCGCGCGCCTCGCCAACGTCGCGCGCCTGGTGCTGCGCGACGGCCTGCGCTTGGGCGGCGTGGGGCTGGCCTTCGGCATCGCCATCGCGCTCATCGCCGGCCGGTGGCTCGCGCCGCTGCTCTTCGACGAATCCGCGCACGACCCGGTCGTCATTGCCGCCGTCGTCGGCGTGCTGGCGGGCGTGACCTGCCTCGCTTGCGCGATGCCGGCCGCGCGCGCGGCGCGCGTCGATCCCAACATCGCGCTCCGCGCCGACTGA
- a CDS encoding PadR family transcriptional regulator yields MDRLDLPQGTLDLLILKALSLEPQHGWAISERLRQVSRAMLDVPQGSLYPALHRLERRGWIKATWGPSENNRHAKFYELTHAGRKQLGDELDAWQKLTTAVSLVLEMR; encoded by the coding sequence ATGGACCGCCTCGATCTTCCGCAGGGCACACTCGATCTTCTGATTCTGAAGGCGCTTTCGCTCGAGCCGCAGCACGGGTGGGCGATTTCCGAGCGCCTGCGACAAGTCTCGCGCGCCATGCTCGACGTGCCGCAAGGGTCGCTCTATCCGGCGCTGCACCGGCTCGAGCGGCGCGGCTGGATCAAGGCGACGTGGGGGCCGTCTGAGAACAACCGCCACGCGAAGTTCTACGAGCTCACGCACGCGGGACGCAAGCAGCTCGGCGACGAGCTGGATGCGTGGCAGAAGTTGACCACCGCCGTCTCCCTCGTGCTCGAGATGCGGTGA
- a CDS encoding CHASE3 domain-containing protein: protein MIVERQARAPHRRIVARIAQWSRGQHLAAVVVPSIVVLVFAGLVYAGLDAQVQGRDDVAHTHRIIEQVERVLSRLTDAETGQRGYLLTGRGDYLEPYLAAEREATAALDSLRPLLTGRTNQVRQMTRLDTLASFSKRRFAEIDMTIAMARVGHRDSALAVVESGRGKRDMDGARLVAAEMERSEARLLAQHTASEARLARVIKTVVVVGTIVTVLVALLVNTLLSRHAAAHERLTHDLGVSNVRLETQALELEAQNRQLHEQAAELEQQQQHLQEQATELEMQSEELTHANDELQLVNTELERTVADLEEERGVAEEARRAAEMASAAKSEFLATMSHELRTPLNAISGYVDLLAMELRGPVTDAQREDLTRIKKSGQHLLSLINDILNLARIESGRLDLQSDDVRLADVLSNVETLMAPQMRARGLAYADAPADASLTVYADAEKLQQILLNLLTNACKFTASGGSVTVACELVPVVHDGTTNGRRMVAVGVADTGRGIPAEKLASVFEPFVQIDRQSTPGSQQGVGLGLAISRHLARAMGGDLTVVSAVGVGSTFTLTLPVAAARVGGGGEVRADAR from the coding sequence ATGATCGTCGAAAGGCAAGCCAGAGCGCCGCATCGCCGCATTGTTGCCCGTATCGCGCAGTGGTCTCGCGGGCAGCATCTGGCGGCGGTGGTGGTGCCGAGCATCGTCGTGCTGGTCTTCGCGGGGCTGGTGTATGCGGGGCTCGATGCGCAGGTGCAGGGGCGCGACGACGTCGCGCACACCCACCGCATCATCGAGCAGGTCGAGCGCGTCCTCTCCCGTCTAACGGACGCCGAGACCGGCCAGCGCGGATATCTGCTCACCGGTCGGGGCGACTACCTGGAGCCGTACCTGGCGGCCGAGCGCGAGGCGACGGCCGCGCTGGACTCGCTGCGGCCGCTGTTGACCGGTCGCACGAATCAGGTGCGCCAGATGACGCGTCTCGATACGCTCGCGTCGTTCAGCAAAAGGCGATTCGCCGAGATCGACATGACGATCGCCATGGCTCGCGTCGGCCATCGCGATTCGGCGTTGGCGGTCGTCGAGAGCGGCCGCGGCAAACGCGACATGGATGGCGCGCGGCTCGTCGCGGCGGAGATGGAACGATCGGAGGCCCGGCTGCTCGCCCAACACACGGCGTCCGAGGCGCGGCTCGCGCGCGTCATCAAGACGGTCGTGGTCGTCGGGACGATCGTCACGGTTCTCGTCGCGCTGCTGGTGAACACGCTGCTGTCGCGTCACGCCGCCGCGCACGAGCGCCTAACGCATGATCTCGGCGTCTCCAACGTGCGGCTGGAAACGCAGGCGTTGGAGCTCGAGGCGCAGAACCGGCAGCTGCATGAGCAGGCCGCCGAGCTCGAGCAGCAGCAGCAGCATCTGCAGGAGCAGGCGACCGAGCTGGAAATGCAATCCGAAGAGTTGACGCACGCGAACGACGAGCTGCAGTTGGTGAACACGGAGCTCGAGCGCACGGTGGCCGACCTCGAGGAGGAGCGGGGCGTGGCCGAGGAGGCGCGGCGCGCCGCGGAGATGGCGAGCGCGGCCAAGTCGGAATTCCTGGCCACGATGAGCCACGAGCTGCGCACGCCGCTCAACGCGATCAGCGGGTATGTCGATCTGCTGGCCATGGAGCTGCGCGGCCCGGTCACCGATGCCCAACGAGAAGATCTGACGCGGATCAAGAAAAGCGGGCAGCATCTGTTGTCGCTGATCAACGACATTCTGAATCTCGCGCGGATCGAGTCCGGCCGCCTCGACCTCCAGTCAGACGACGTGCGCCTGGCCGACGTCCTGTCGAACGTCGAGACGCTGATGGCGCCGCAGATGCGCGCGCGGGGGCTGGCGTATGCGGACGCGCCCGCCGACGCGTCGCTGACCGTGTACGCGGACGCGGAGAAGCTCCAGCAGATCCTGCTCAATCTGCTGACCAACGCCTGCAAGTTCACGGCGAGCGGCGGCAGCGTGACGGTGGCGTGCGAGCTCGTTCCCGTGGTGCACGACGGCACGACGAATGGGCGGCGGATGGTGGCCGTCGGGGTGGCCGACACGGGCCGCGGGATTCCGGCGGAAAAGCTCGCGAGCGTGTTCGAGCCGTTCGTCCAGATCGACCGCCAATCGACGCCGGGCAGCCAGCAGGGCGTTGGGTTAGGCCTGGCGATCAGCCGGCACCTGGCGCGCGCCATGGGCGGCGACCTGACGGTGGTGAGCGCGGTGGGCGTCGGGTCGACGTTCACGCTCACGCTGCCGGTGGCCGCGGCGCGGGTCGGCGGCGGCGGCGAGGTCCGCGCGGACGCCCGCTGA